The Cervus canadensis isolate Bull #8, Minnesota chromosome 5, ASM1932006v1, whole genome shotgun sequence genome contains the following window.
AATTTGGGAGAAAGCTCATAACCTTCCTAAGCTCAGTATCCTCCCAAAGGGGAACAACGGCCCCTCCTCAGCCAGGACTGTACAGGTATAAAATGACTTATCTGTGGAAACCAAGTTCCCTCTCTAGATTATGTGCTCTTTACAATTGCTGCTTAAGAGGTAAGAGTTTAACCACTGctattaaggaagaaaaaaagttgcATCATttaattgctatttattttcataaacatgAGGTATTTCAAAGTGCTATAAGATGCAGcactaaatatatacattttgaagAAATTAAACACAGAACTTTGCATTTACCCAGTTCTATGCACCAAACATGAACAAATACATTAACAGGAAGAAACAGGCTAGGaaaaaggcatatatatatagtaaatttcTTTACAAAAGTTTCTTAGTTCAAAAAGTGATAAAGTAATATCTACTCAAAACTTTCACAACTCATTTTCATACGAAAATATAAGTATCAAATTTAGTTATGTATCAGCATCATACTAAAGTATACAGGCAGTGTAAGAATTAGTACAGTACATAACAGAGATTAACAATATATTTGTATACAAAACATGCTCCTCAAACATTGAGGTATTACAGTACTTAGGTGTGAACTTCCAGTCTAATACTGGCCGCAAAAGCCACCTCTCATTACCCAGGACGTATACAAAAAGGCAGGTGTGTCCATGGTATTTACAGAAATGTTCCCCAGGGGTATCAGTGGCAAACCCCTACGTGGCATCAGCTGGAACTTAAGcaccattttaaaaagaaggaatgaCTTTCTGTCTGGAAACTTGGAACAAACAAGGTGACTTCAACAGCCCCAGAAGGCTCCCAATGGGTCCCAGGCTTCAACCGCTGTCTCAGAAGTGACGCACAGGAAAAGCCGCCAGGGTCACCAGCATCCCATTAATGCGGGTCCTGGTAGGACCCCTCGtgtcctgctccccaccccagatCCGAACTTGATGGGGGACCGATTTGAAAGTAAACCAACATTCTTAATGTCAACACaaggtttgtttaaaaaaaaaaaaatcaaaatgtgcaAAGTGGCAGCGACTGTCCAGTTCTGAGATGCGTTCAGCAAGTCCGAGCGTGCTCAATTTTCTTTAGCAACAGCTGCTGTCTGGCCTGCAGcttctccttctccagcagaAGCTGGTGCTCCTCAGCCTGGAGGGAGTGGACGTACTCGGTGGCCTTTTTCAAGATGACCACTTTGGCGGCCTTCTCGTTCTTCACCAGCTCTGGCACGTGGTCCCTGAGCGTGAGAAAGCTGGACCGCAGGTCGTTGCGGCGCTGGCGCTCCAGGATGTTGTGGTTCCGACGGCGCTCGCTGTCCTCCGAGTCAGAGTTGCGGGGGCTCAAGCTCTTAGCCTTGGGTGGGGGGACGCTCTTGAGGGGCCGTGGGGAAGCTTCGCTCTTGATCTTCTTCTGGGGGGGCGCCTCCTCGCTCTCCACGTAGGGCGACGGGGCAGCGTAGTTGTGCTGCTGATGGATGGGGACACAGCGTTTGAGGATCAGCTCCCCTGACGCAGCcctcccagggcccagggctgcGCTCTTGGGACGCAcggtgatggtgaaggtggtgaCAGCCTTGCTGCTGGAGGACGATCGCCGCTTCTCCACGGTCACCACGTCGatctcctcctcttcatcttcctcttcctcatcttcATCATCTTTGAGAACAAGATGAGAGTTATTCTCACGGTGAGGCACATAGGAATGAAATATACACAGTCTCACAAGGTAGGCCCCAGCACGTGGTCTGCTATTACTGATCCATCAGCGTCAGTCTCTGAACAGAGATGTATGTACtttttccctccccatcctcatCCTCCATTCAAGCTTCAGTGGGTGGCAGAAACAGAAAGAACCTTGGCTTTGGAGTCAAGACAGAATCCTGGCTTCATCACAGTTTCCCCGGCAATGAAATGGGGAATGACACCATAGGTTGAGTTGAATGGATAATATATAGACAGAAGCTCAATAAACAGTAAGCTTTCATCATCGTCGCTAGTCTGCCCCGTAAACTTATTTATATTTCCATCTCCATGCTTAACTGACAATTCTCATTTTAGGAGCCTCAGTTAGCCACAACTTACACATGATGGAGTTTGATTTTTAAGTCAAATAAACTTAAAGAACAATTTAATTaactaaggaagaaaaatacCTTGTCTTCCATGAACATGAGTTCTATACAGTAAGCAGTTTTTCAACTAAAAAAGATTAAACCTTAACAGCAAAGTTGTAAACCATCGGAGCTCTAAACCCAAATAGCGGGGCACCTCTTCTCATAGTCACCACCAACAACAGCCACAAGAACGTGTAGCATCATGTGTCCATTTCCCACCCCCCCTTTTCATTTACTACCAGGCTCGGATagaaaattattgtttaaaatgcaAGCATGAAAATCAAAACACATCTTCGGCTTGATCTGAAGGGGACCGGAAAGCTGAACAATTGTGGGATTTGTTCTAAAGCCGAAATGTGAGGCTGTTCCAGTCTGTGGGTccctttaagccaatgttttggttttctgccAAGAAGACAGCTGTTGGAAGGAAGTGCTTCCTCACCGAAAGCTGTCAAGGCACAGACATTAAAGGGACAGACCCGTTCAAACTGGAGGCTTATCACCAAGTTTCCTTCCAGGAGCCTGGGACCAATCTGTCCTCAGCCCCAAAGGAAATTTAGGCTTTTTATGCATCTGTATTCTGAAAACACTGGATTTCAAGGTCCAAGGCTCCCAGCTCCAGGGACAAGAGCTATTCCAGTATTTGGGTAGAGTGCTTCAGTTCCAGGCAAAATCTTGGTTTTAACCCTACCCCTCAGTTTCAGCAGCAGGCACACaatagaactaatcaatgaatgcTCCAGGGTGTGTGCATTCCTAGACAGCCCGCTAAGCGCCCGCCCTCACCTTTGAAGGGCACTGGGTTACAGAAAACAACTCGGATCTGAAATTAGTCCTAGAATTCTGGCTAGAAGACAAAACCCGGCCGGTTTTCACTGCGCACTGTGAAGAGGCCGCCCCTTGAGAATGCCCACAACCGCTGTGGTGCTTGCCGCCAGCTGCTCAATGAAGAGAAAGGGGGGGGTggccccaccacccccagccttTCCGATCCTCGCCCGCCTGCCGGCCAGCATATCGCCGCCTGCTGGCGACCGACCAGGAGCAAATAGCCCACCACCCAGAGAGAGGGAAGGTGGGGAAGAGTACGGAggtttgaaaacagaaaagctaAAATCGGTACTGGCGATTTGTGCAGTGCCCCTTAACTTCCTACACCCTTAATAGGATTTTGCACAGGCTTGCCCTTTATGGGGCGTCTCTCCACCCCTCAGCTGTGTCTCAGTCCTTTTTCACCCCTTGGGCTAACAGATTTCTGTCCAAGCAATGCAGCCTGCGGCCCCCTGAACCCCAACTCGGCTTTAACCACTCAACTTTTCCTAATTTTTACCCCCCTGGGAGGGCAGGCTGCCGAGAGAGATGCAGGACCGGGTGGGGGCCAGTGATGGAGTCAGGCTCCCGGAGGGAGCTGAAGGAACTTCAGTTAAGGTGAGGCTGGAGAACACAGCTTTCACTCACCCTCCCCTCCAAACCCTGGGGATCGGCTTGGGAAAAACCTAACCTCTCAGCCATCAGCACTGTCTCTAAAATACTCTCTCCCAAAGCCAGAACTCATGAACCAcaaacgggggggggggggcaccccAGCCCCAGCGCCCCAAGGAGGCAGCCGGACCCTGGCTCCCGCTTTACCTGAGTCGCTCAGGGTGTCCTCTCCGGAGGTGCTGAGGGCCTTGTGGTCGCTGGCGCTGGCCAGGCGGCCGCCGGTGCGCGGAAGGGCGACTACCGGGGCCGCCACCGGGGCTGCAGCGCCCGCCCCCGAAGCGATCGCGGCGCCTGCCGCCGGGGCACCGGCCGGGGAGGCGGGCACGGGCGCGGGTTCGCGCTTGTTCACCGGGAACGGGAAGACCACGGCGGGATCCACGCACTCGGCGGCAGGGTGGGCGAGCTCGGCGGGCAGGGCGGCCCCGGGGCGGCCCGGCCCCGAAGCTGCGGCGCCGTGCCCGCGACCCGGGGGGCTGGGGGCGCCCGGGGCCGGGGCGGCGGGCCCCGCGGCGGGCGGCCGGCCGTGCTGAAGCTTCTCGCTCACGGCGCGCTCCAGCTTCTCGCGGGCCGAGAAGCCGCTCCACATGCAGTCCTGGAGGATGACCGGGTTGGGGGTGAGACCGCCCAGACCCCCCAGGCCGAACGCGTCCTCCTCGGCCGGGTTGCCCCACAGGTCGGCCTCGGGCAGCAGCATCTCGGTGGCCCAGTTCGGGGGCTCGGGGCTGTGCTCCGGGAAGGCACGGCTGGGCGACAGCGGGGGCGTGGGCAACAGCTCAAACTTCTTCCAGATGTCCTCTCCCGGGGGGGTCGAGTCGGGGCCGCCGAAGTAGAAGTCATCTTCGTCCGGGTAGAAGCAGGGCTGCAGCGAGTCAAACTCGAGGTCTGGGTTCTTGCAGATCATGCCCGGCATGGTGGACGCGGTGCAGCTCGGCATCGGCTCGCCTCCTGGCCCCCGAATGAGGGCTTCTTTCCGCTCCGCTCTTTTTAGTTCGGGGGGTGCTTCCTTCCCGTGGGGGGCGTGGAGGGCGGGGGCCCGCGCCAACCTCCAACACTGCAACCGACAGACACACCAGGAGAGGGTTGGCAAGCGGAGCCGGATACGGGGTGGGGGGGTTGCGGGGGGGGACAGGCAGCGGTCACCCCCTCTTCCTCGGTTCCTCAATCTCCCCTCCAAGCCCCCCACTCCGCCCAGCGCTCCCGAAGGTGGAGGAAGTTGTGTCTCtcgctctctccctccctccttttgtGTACAAGCTGTCTAcgacaggggtgggagggggcatgcAGATGCGGGGGGTGGTGGCCTGGCTCTGCAACTTTGGAAACTGCCATTTCATTCACACCAGGCACTGCCTGGGGGAAGGGGCTGTTCAAGGCTGCAGAATTCTAGCTCCCACCAGCTCGCAGACGGCCCCGGTGGCACCTAAGTAGGGCCAGCTGCTCAGAGGAAGCCCAGGCCTCCAACCCAGCAACTGGGTATAGGATTTAGAGTACCCTCaatttctcctttgtaaaattgCCACCTCCGGACTGCAAGCAATAGCgggggaaggggggggggggaattcaGGCAACTTTGCAAATGGGAAAAATCCTTTCTCTAGACCGAGAGCAACAACAGGCACCCCAATCCTGAATccagcccccccaaaaaaattttaTGAGACGCCCCCAGCAGTCACTGGCTGCAGGCAGAGTACTGCCAATAGCTGATTCCGAACCTCTCTAACCCCACCCCCGCTGCTCCAAACCCCCAAGTACGCCCTCTTCCTGAGACAGGCTGAACCCCAGTTCTTGGGAACGGCTCAGGGGCACCAGCGCAGGGAGGGTCTCGCGGAGAGCCGCTGTCTCCTCCGAGCTGGAGCAGCCGTGACCCAGATTACCACCGCGACGGCCTCGCCCTACTGACCCCCCTTCGTCTTCCTCTGGGGGCACCCTTTGGGGACGAACCCAGTTTCGGGGTGGGGACGCACCGGCTCCCCGTCAGCTCAGATGCAGACAAACGTTCTAGAGAAGGGTGAATGTCCTTTCGATGAAGCCATTACACCCCCCTGGCAAGGGCAGTAGAGGGATTAGGGCGGGTCTCTCCAGTCCTGGAGCCTTGGGGACTGGAACTGGCTTTTCAGGGAAAACCCCGAGATGGTTTTGTTTCGGAAGCAGTCCCCCGGGCATATTCGGGCCCCCGGTGCGTCAGCCGCGATCCCCGTCCAGGGCTTGCCTTCCCGCAGCTCTCGCCGCTCCCGGGGCGCCAGTCCTTACCTCCCGCCGACTGCCGGGGATCCGGAGGCGATTCTGTGCGGGGGTCCCCGGGTGgccaggggcggggggtggtccTCGGGTGGCTGCAGTCCGTGCGCGCTTGCGCCTGTCTAGCGCGAGCTCGGCTCCAACCCAGTTCCCAGGAGCCCCCCGCATCCACCCAGCGCGTCCAGACAGATGACTGTCACTGGCTGCGCTTTGAAGCTCGGGGGATATTATTAACTGAAAAATCTGACACACccggggggcggggagagaaGGGGGCTGCGGCACAGacaagggggagggagaaaggcaGAAGAGAGCGGCTTTACCCCGCCCTCTTGATTTCCATAAAAATCAGGGGAGGCGCCAAGGCTTTCGCGCCAAAAGccacttgcttttcttctttgcagAACGGAGGCTGCAAAGCTGGGAAGCCCGGGGCGTGCTCCTCCCGCCCTTTTAGACCCCCGGGCTTGCACCGGGTGCACTCGCGGACCAGCTGCGGGTCGAGCCGTGCAATGCCGCACCCAACCCGCGGGCCCGGCCATGGCTcgacattggaaaaaaaaaaaaaaaaaatttttttccggAGGGCTCCGGGTGTGTTGGTTGAGGTTGCGGGGTTGGAGCGGGAGGTGGTGGGGGACAGTTCAGAGGCTCCTAACCCAGCCCCCGCCTCGACGGCGCGTGTGTTCAGCTGAGCGCGAGGCCAACGTCCAGCCGGGCAgtgaggggaggggggcggggagggcggggaaGTGGGTGGTTGCTCGTGGGTGATCTCGGAAGGGAGGCGGGAGCCAGGGTGCAAAGTGGGAGGGAAAGGACGCGCCCATTTAGGAACGAGACCGCCGGAggtttttctagttttaaattGAAAGGAGAGGGGCGCCCCcttgtttgaaaataaataaataactgcgGGCGACGAGGGTGGCGCAGCGGTGGTTTCTTCGGCCGAAGGCGACACCTCGCGGAGACCGCGCAGAAAGCGTAGCTGCTGGGCCTGGTCCCGGGGGTGGGTCGGAGCGGGGCCACGGGCGCCCTCCCGCCGTCCTGTCAACCTGTCCCCACCACCGCTAGGGGGGAGAGGGTGGCGGCTCCGCCCCGCTTCCGCAGGGAATGGACGGGAGGCTCCCCAAAACGTCCCCAAGGGCTCCCGAGTTAGCCTTTCAAAAACCAGAGATTTCCCGAATTCTGGGGAGGCGGATGAGGTTCACGTAGGAGTTCTGATCCACAACTCCGGCAGCCCAAACCCTGGTTCGGAAATCTTGGCTCCTGGTTGTCGGAGGCAAAAGGATAAGCGGCTGCTGTCACTACTCAAGACTCGTTGTGCCTTGGTTTCAATTGCCAAATGGAGTTAGTAATGGTGCTTACCTCAT
Protein-coding sequences here:
- the MYCN gene encoding N-myc proto-oncogene protein — protein: MRGAPGNWVGAELALDRRKRARTAATRGPPPAPGHPGTPAQNRLRIPGSRRECWRLARAPALHAPHGKEAPPELKRAERKEALIRGPGGEPMPSCTASTMPGMICKNPDLEFDSLQPCFYPDEDDFYFGGPDSTPPGEDIWKKFELLPTPPLSPSRAFPEHSPEPPNWATEMLLPEADLWGNPAEEDAFGLGGLGGLTPNPVILQDCMWSGFSAREKLERAVSEKLQHGRPPAAGPAAPAPGAPSPPGRGHGAAASGPGRPGAALPAELAHPAAECVDPAVVFPFPVNKREPAPVPASPAGAPAAGAAIASGAGAAAPVAAPVVALPRTGGRLASASDHKALSTSGEDTLSDSDDEDEEEEDEEEEIDVVTVEKRRSSSSSKAVTTFTITVRPKSAALGPGRAASGELILKRCVPIHQQHNYAAPSPYVESEEAPPQKKIKSEASPRPLKSVPPPKAKSLSPRNSDSEDSERRRNHNILERQRRNDLRSSFLTLRDHVPELVKNEKAAKVVILKKATEYVHSLQAEEHQLLLEKEKLQARQQLLLKKIEHARTC